The following proteins are co-located in the Ailuropoda melanoleuca isolate Jingjing chromosome 13, ASM200744v2, whole genome shotgun sequence genome:
- the CCR10 gene encoding C-C chemokine receptor type 10 isoform X1 — translation MQSQEGCSGSQGPLEISRGAYSGEDEEAYSVEPLPELCYKADVQAFSRAFQPSVSLVVAALGLAGNGLVLATHLAARRAVRSPTSAHLLQLALADLLLALTLPFAAAGALQGWSLGSATCRAISGLYSASFHAGFLFLACISADRYVAITRALPAAPRPSAPGRAHMVSAIVWLLSLLLALPALLFSQDGPREGQRRCRLVFPEGLTQTVKGASAVAQVALGFALPLAVMASCYALLGRTLLAARGPERRRALRVVVALVVAFVVLQLPYSLALLLDTADLLAARERSCPASKRKDLALLVTGGLALARCGLNPVLYAFLGLRFRQDLRRLLRGGSCSPGPHPRGRCPRRPRLSSCSAPTETHSVSSWDY, via the exons ATGCAGAGTCAGGAGGGCTGCAGTGGAAGCCAAGGCCCGTTGGAG ATCTCTAGGGGCGCCTACTCTGGGGAGGATGAGGAGGCATACTCGGTGGAACCGTTGCCAGAGCTCTGCTACAAGGCGGATGTCCAGGCCTTCAGTAGGGCCTTCCAACCCAGTGTCTCCCTGGTAGTGGCTGCACTGGGTCTGGCTGGCAATGGCCTGGTCCTGGCCACCCACCTGGCAGCCCGACGTGCTGTCCGTTCGCCCACTTCTGCCCACCTGCTCCAGCTGGCCCTGGCCGACCTTCTGCTGGCCCTCACCCTGCCCTTTGCTGCAGCTGGGGCTCTGCAgggctggagtctgggaagtGCCACCTGCCGAGCCATCTCAGGCCTCTACTCAGCCTCCTTCCACGCCGGCTTCCTCTTCCTGGCCTGTATCAGCGCCGACCGCTACGTGGCCATCACACGGGCCCTCCCCGCGGCACCCAGGCCCTCTGCCCCCGGCCGCGCGCACATGGTCTCGGCCATCGTGTGGCTGCTGTCGCTGCTTCTGGCGCTGCCTGCTCTCCTTTTCAGCCAGGACGGGCCGCGGGAAGGCCAGCGGCGCTGCCGTCTCGTCTTCCCCGAGGGCCTCACGCAGACGGTGAAGGGGGCAAGCGCCGTGGCGCAGGTGGCCTTGGGCTTCGCGCTGCCGCTGGCCGTCATGGCCTCCTGCTACGCGCTCCTGGGCCGCACGCTGCTGGCCGCCAGGGGGCCCGAGCGCCGGCGTGCGCTGCGCGTCGTTGTGGCCCTGGTGGTGGCCTTCGTGGTGCTGCAGCTGCCCTACAGTCTCGCCCTGCTACTGGATACGGCGGACCTACTGGCTGCCCGCGAGCGAAGCTGCCCTGCCAGCAAGCGCAAGGATCTGGCACTGCTGGTGACCGGAGGGTTGGCCCTGGCCCGCTGCGGCCTCAACCCCGTGCTCTACGCCTTTTTGGGCCTGCGCTTCCGCCAGGACCTGCGGAGGCTGCTGCGGGGTGGGAGCTGCAGCCCAGGGCCTCACCCCCGCGGCCGCTGCCCCCGCCGGCCCCGCCTCTCTTCCTGTTCGGCTCCCACTGAGACCCACAGTGTCTCCTCCTGGGACTACTAG
- the CCR10 gene encoding C-C chemokine receptor type 10 isoform X2 yields the protein MGTEPAEQISRGAYSGEDEEAYSVEPLPELCYKADVQAFSRAFQPSVSLVVAALGLAGNGLVLATHLAARRAVRSPTSAHLLQLALADLLLALTLPFAAAGALQGWSLGSATCRAISGLYSASFHAGFLFLACISADRYVAITRALPAAPRPSAPGRAHMVSAIVWLLSLLLALPALLFSQDGPREGQRRCRLVFPEGLTQTVKGASAVAQVALGFALPLAVMASCYALLGRTLLAARGPERRRALRVVVALVVAFVVLQLPYSLALLLDTADLLAARERSCPASKRKDLALLVTGGLALARCGLNPVLYAFLGLRFRQDLRRLLRGGSCSPGPHPRGRCPRRPRLSSCSAPTETHSVSSWDY from the exons ATGGGGACGGAGCCCGCAGAGCAG ATCTCTAGGGGCGCCTACTCTGGGGAGGATGAGGAGGCATACTCGGTGGAACCGTTGCCAGAGCTCTGCTACAAGGCGGATGTCCAGGCCTTCAGTAGGGCCTTCCAACCCAGTGTCTCCCTGGTAGTGGCTGCACTGGGTCTGGCTGGCAATGGCCTGGTCCTGGCCACCCACCTGGCAGCCCGACGTGCTGTCCGTTCGCCCACTTCTGCCCACCTGCTCCAGCTGGCCCTGGCCGACCTTCTGCTGGCCCTCACCCTGCCCTTTGCTGCAGCTGGGGCTCTGCAgggctggagtctgggaagtGCCACCTGCCGAGCCATCTCAGGCCTCTACTCAGCCTCCTTCCACGCCGGCTTCCTCTTCCTGGCCTGTATCAGCGCCGACCGCTACGTGGCCATCACACGGGCCCTCCCCGCGGCACCCAGGCCCTCTGCCCCCGGCCGCGCGCACATGGTCTCGGCCATCGTGTGGCTGCTGTCGCTGCTTCTGGCGCTGCCTGCTCTCCTTTTCAGCCAGGACGGGCCGCGGGAAGGCCAGCGGCGCTGCCGTCTCGTCTTCCCCGAGGGCCTCACGCAGACGGTGAAGGGGGCAAGCGCCGTGGCGCAGGTGGCCTTGGGCTTCGCGCTGCCGCTGGCCGTCATGGCCTCCTGCTACGCGCTCCTGGGCCGCACGCTGCTGGCCGCCAGGGGGCCCGAGCGCCGGCGTGCGCTGCGCGTCGTTGTGGCCCTGGTGGTGGCCTTCGTGGTGCTGCAGCTGCCCTACAGTCTCGCCCTGCTACTGGATACGGCGGACCTACTGGCTGCCCGCGAGCGAAGCTGCCCTGCCAGCAAGCGCAAGGATCTGGCACTGCTGGTGACCGGAGGGTTGGCCCTGGCCCGCTGCGGCCTCAACCCCGTGCTCTACGCCTTTTTGGGCCTGCGCTTCCGCCAGGACCTGCGGAGGCTGCTGCGGGGTGGGAGCTGCAGCCCAGGGCCTCACCCCCGCGGCCGCTGCCCCCGCCGGCCCCGCCTCTCTTCCTGTTCGGCTCCCACTGAGACCCACAGTGTCTCCTCCTGGGACTACTAG